The following coding sequences are from one Salvia hispanica cultivar TCC Black 2014 chromosome 3, UniMelb_Shisp_WGS_1.0, whole genome shotgun sequence window:
- the LOC125211592 gene encoding WD repeat-containing protein 91-like, protein MNICFVFFQNIEPFLFWISKYLAADIQQTYIYLSQDSLRMRKSRFKKEGMDQVQFADGLVKEFLVYRGFTSTLQAFEKDLATDIVGKGFQVDDIMNLIFGVYVPQYEAAKLIDLLIFFSSFTNSDQKWIDMAAKLQQSVLRYYVVYCLKHEKRDAVLELFEIHGKGLVRIDPSWCNWFSLPYLPNPHLDSRFNNFFSDEWFQTLYISLRTFLSIMLTGPHILNQ, encoded by the exons ATGAATatctgttttgttttcttccaaAATATAGAACCGTTTTTGTTCTGGATTTCCAAATATTTAGCAGCTGATATCcaacaaacctatatatatctAAGCCAAGATTCTTTGCGGATGAGAAAAAGCAGATTCAAGAAAGAAGGAATGGATCAAGTGCAATTCGCGGATGGATTAGTGAAAGAATTCCTGGTGTACAGAGGATTCACCAGCACGCTGCAAGCCTTCGAGAAAGACTTAGCAACTGATATTGTTGGCAAAGGATTTCAAGTCGACGACATTATGAACCTAATTTTCGGCGTCTACGTCCCCCAATACGAGGCTGCCAAGTTGATCGATCTGCTAATCTTTTTCAGCTCTTTCACAAATTCGGATCAGAAATGGATTGATATGGCTGCGAAATTGCAGCAGTCAGTCTTGCGCTATTACGTTGTTTATTGCTTAAAACATGAGAAGAGAGACGCAGTGCTGGAGCTGTTCGAAATTCATGGGAAAGGTCTCGTGCGGATTGATCCGAGTTGGTGTAATTGGTTCT CGCTTCCGTATTTGCCAAATCCGCATTTGGATTCACGGTTTAACAACTTCTTTTCGGATGAGTGGTTCCAAACGTTGTACATTTCTCTTAGGACTTTCTTGAGTATAATGCTCACTGGACCTCATATCCTTAATCAATAG
- the LOC125211612 gene encoding probable membrane-associated kinase regulator 6 has protein sequence MYLIIHVHLHYVRARLLISLIDLKHTSKKIEPFSSFFLSMEASLQTPSIESFSYSWLANLKPSSFEDSLISSDHDEGASFIEMDPRLPPSKRFIRVSSDFGFDFPVSDSPLGLVHADELISNGFLVPLFVKEVKMVRFDDEGCYMPTTTASTSEITVHSTRRVRCASLRRCHRLSKRFFQKYVKFLLRPLLYRKRRDSSSSIAMSSNRNWELSAATSPRTSLAYSADDNWRRSCDSESSIYEAVLHCKRTQGM, from the exons atgtacttgataatACATGTACATTTGCATTATGTAAGAGCAAGGCTTCTTATAAGCCTCATAGACCTTAAACacacttcaaaaaaaattgagcctttttcctccttttttctctctatggAAGCTAGCTTACAGACTCCCTCCATTGAGAGTTTCTCCTACAGTTGGCTGGCTAACTTGAAGCCGTCATCGTTCGAGGACTCATTGATCTCATCCGATCATGATGAAGGAGCCTCCTTCATCGAGATGGATCCAAGGCTGCCCCCCTCAAAGAGGTTCATCCGAGTTTCTTCTGATTTTGGTTTCGATTTCCCTGTCTCGGACTCCCCATTAGGCCTTGTTCACGCGGATGAGCTCATTTCCAACGGCTTCCTCGTCCCCCTTTTTGTCAAGGAAGTGAAGATGGTCAGGTTTGACGACGAGGGCTGCTACATGCCAACAACTACTGCTTCCACTTCTGAGATAACGGTGCATTCAACAAGGCGCGTGCGCTGCGCCTCGTTGAGGAGATGCCACAGATTGTCGAAGAGATTCTTCCAGAAGTATGTGAAGTTCTTGTTGAGGCCTCTTCTTTATAGGAAGAGGCGGGATAGCAGTAGTAGCATCGCAATGAGCAGCAACCGGAACTGGGAGCTGTCGGCTGCGACCTCACCACGGACGAGCTTGGCCTACTCCGCTGATGATAACTGGCGCAGGTCTTGCGATTCGGAGAGCTCAATCTATGAAGCAGTGCTCCACTGCAAAAGAACTCAGG gTATGTAA
- the LOC125215618 gene encoding uncharacterized protein LOC125215618 gives MQSSPLFNDECRGEGPEISFEANDTQYRRGYYLADGIYPRWPVFVKTLRQPAGARRQYFARKQEAARKDVERAFGVLQARWAIIRCPTRVWHEDDVVNIMLACIILHNMIIEDEGFAAERWAPEDGASTSHGVASAPIQMGVPRSNEYLIQRFADIRRSTAHDQLQVDLIEEVWARRGGGVA, from the coding sequence aTGCAGTCGTCGCCTCTCTTCAATGATGAGTGCCGGGGAGAGGGTCCAGAGATCAGTTTCGAAGCAAACGACACGCAGTATCGCAGGGGATACTATTTGGCAGATGGAATATACCCTCGTTGGCCCGTATTCGTCAAGACACTTCGCCAACCGGCTGGAGCGAGGAGACAATATTTTGCGCGAAAACAAGAGGCCGCTAGGAAAGATGTTGAGCGAgcttttggtgtgctccaagcGCGATGGGCCATTATACGCTGCCCGACACGAGTTTGGCACGAAGATGATGTCGTGAATATTATGTTAgcatgtatcatattgcacaatatgataatagaagatgaaggatttgcTGCAGAACGTTGGGCACCGGAAGATGGTGCAAGTACAAGTCACGGCGTTGCCTCCGCGCCGATACAGATGGGTGTACCACGTAGTAATGAATATCTGATCCAACGTTTCGCTGATATACGCAGGAGCACAGCACATGACCAACTCCAGGTCGATTTGATTGAAGAGGTCTGGGCACGTAGGGGAGGCGGCGTAGCGTGA
- the LOC125211591 gene encoding G-type lectin S-receptor-like serine/threonine-protein kinase At5g24080 isoform X1: protein MVRFYYLPVCWAVLSLFGCIVSGRVTPGSRLVAREKQAWISDNGTFAFGFAEANSRNDQFQLGIWFYQLPSDRTFVWSPDINSPVSKDAILEFQPSGNLVLTDGRATVWTSNSTTSGSPTAAMSDNGNFIIYGPNQTVAWQSFSHPSDTLLPGQPLTAALELTSSKSSSRDGYYTLKMQQQPTSLSLSLTYNLPESPDSPPEPLSNFSYWSSPDISNVTGDVVAVMDDGGSFGIVYGSSADGAVYVYKNDNDSGGLSVAMNGTGSPLVIRRLILEANGNLRMYRWDNDVNGSRQWVAEWAAESNPCKIAGICGNGICNLDRSKTNASCSCLPGTADSEEGISCHGNSSAIKCGANHENVTPNLKMSVLKDTNYYFSDSSVIANYSDEGTVSKCGDACLSDCDCVASVYGLNEEKPYCWLLRRLDFGGYEDLGSTVFVKVDSDGDGLTSEETGKVVVLPIVLSITVLIGLLVCLLYINVRRKRKLRRALESSLIVSGQPISFSYRDLQFKTSNFSQLLGTGGFGSVYKGSLSDGTLIAVKKLDRILPHGEKEFITEVNTISSMHHMNLVRLWGYCSEGIQRLLVYEFMKNGSLDKWIFSSSCTSSSSCSSSSSRILDWETRFQVAVGTAQGIAYFHEQCRDRIIHCDIKPENILLDDNFNPKVSDFGLAKMMGREASRVVTMIRGTRGYLAPEWVSNRPITVKADVYSYGMLLLEIIGGRRNLDMSYDTEDFFYPGWAFKEMKMGRAAKAADRRLEGAVEEEEVARALGVAFWCIQDEIAVRPTMGDVVKMLEGSVEINDPPMPQAVVELIEEGLDNVYKAMKREFNHYSSFTITTHPSSHATCSYSTMSPR from the exons ATGGTCCGGTTCTATTATTTGCCCGTGTGTTGGGCAGTCCTATCTCTCTTCGGATGCATTGTGTCCGGTCGAGTCACGCCCGGCTCACGATTGGTTGCGCGGGAGAAGCAAGCATGGATTTCAGACAACGGGACTTTTGCCTTCGGATTTGCCGAGGCAAACTCAAGAAACGATCAATTTCAGCTCGGAATATGGTTTTATCAACTTCCTAGTGATCGCACGTTTGTTTGGTCTCCTGACAT aaattctCCAGTCAGCAAAGACGCAATCCTTGAGTTCCAACCCAGCGGCAACCTCGTCCTCACCGACGGCCGCGCCACCGTCTGGACCTCCAACTCCACCACCAGCGGCTCCCCCACCGCCGCCATGTCCGACAACGGCAACTTCATCATCTACGGCCCCAACCAAACCGTGGCGTGGCAGAGCTTCTCCCACCCCTCCGACACCCTCCTCCCCGGCCAACCCCTCACCGCCGCCCTCGAGCTCACCTCCTCCAAATCCTCCTCCCGCGACGGCTACTACACCCTCAAAATGCAGCAGCAGCCCACCTCCCTCAGCCTCTCCCTCACCTACAACCTCCCCGAATCCCCCGATTCCCCGCCGGAGCCGCTCTCAAACTTCTCCTACTGGTCCAGTCCCGACATATCCAACGTCACCGGCGACGTCGTCGCCGTCATGGACGACGGCGGCAGCTTCGGCATCGTCTACGGCTCATCCGCCGACGGCGCCGTCTACGTCTACAAGAACGACAACGACAGCGGCGGCCTATCCGTGGCGATGAACGGGACGGGCAGCCCGCTGGTTATCCGGAGACTGATCCTGGAAGCTAACGGCAACCTGAGGATGTACCGGTGGGACAACGACGTCAACGGATCGAGGCAGTGGGTGGCGGAGTGGGCCGCCGAGTCCAATCCATGCAAAATCGCCGGGATATGCGGCAACGGGATATGTAACCTCGACAGGAGCAAGACGAACGCGTCTTGCTCCTGTCTGCCCGGGACAGCTGATTCCGAAGAGGGAATCAGCTGTCACGGGAATTCGTCCGCAATTAAGTGCGGGGCGAATCATGAGAATGTGACGCCTAATTTGAAGATGTCTGTGCTCAAGGATACGAATTACTACTTCTCTGATTCGTCGGTGATTGCGAATTATAGCGACGAGGGGACGGTGTCGAAATGTGGAGACGCTTGCTTGTCGGATTGTGATTGTGTTGCTTCGGTTTATGGTTTGAATGAGGAGAAGCCGTACTGTTGGCTTTTGAGGAGGTTGGATTTCGGAGGGTACGAGGATCTCGGCTCGACTGTGTTCGTGAAGGTGGATTCGGATGGGGACGGGTTAACCAGTGAGGAAACAGGGAAGGTTGTGGTGCTGCCTATTGTTTTGAGCATCACTGTGCTGATAGGCCTTCTTGTTTGCTTGTTGTATATCAACGTACGTCGGAAGAGGAAGCTGAGACGAGCTCTTGAGAGTTCACTCATCGTGTCGGGCCAGCCCATCAGTTTCAGCTACCGCGATTTGCAGTTCAAGACTAGTAACTTTTCACAGCTATTGGGAACAG GTGGATTCGGGAGCGTGTACAAGGGAAGCCTAAGTGACGGAACATTGATCGCGGTGAAGAAGCTGGACAGAATCCTGCCTCATGGGGAGAAGGAGTTCATTACAGAAGTGAACACTATTAGCTCGATGCATCATATGAATTTGGTGAGATTGTGGGGATATTGCTCGGAGGGGATCCAGAGGCTTTTGGTTTACGAGTTCATGAAGAATGGATCATTGGATAAGTGGATCTTCTCGTCGAGTTGCACCAGCAGTAGTagttgtagtagtagtagcagCAGGATTCTAGACTGGGAAACTCGGTTTCAAGTGGCGGTAGGTACTGCACAAGGAATCGCGTACTTCCACGAACAGTGTCGGGACAGGATAATCCACTGCGACATAAAGCCAGAAAACATTCTCCTCGACGACAACTTCAACCCCAAGGTGTCGGACTTTGGCCTAGCCAAGATGATGGGGAGGGAGGCGTCGCGGGTGGTGACCATGATACGCGGGACGAGAGGGTACTTGGCTCCGGAGTGGGTAAGCAACCGCCCCATCACTGTAAAGGCAGATGTGTATAGTTACGGGATGCTGTTGTTGGAGATCATAGGTGGGAGAAGGAATTTAGATATGAGCTATGATACAGAGGACTTCTTCTACCCTGGGTGGGCTTTCAAGGAGATGAAGATGGGGAGGGCCGCCAAGGCAGCCGACAGACGGCTGGAAGGGGccgtggaggaggaggaggtggcGAGGGCGTTGGGGGTGGCGTTTTGGTGCATCCAGGATGAGATTGCGGTGAGGCCAACGATGGGGGACGTGGTGAAGATGCTGGAAGGGTCGGTGGAGATAAACGATCCGCCGATGCCTCAGGCTGTGGTGGAGCTGATTGAGGAAGGATTGGATAATGTGTACAAGGCTATGAAGAGGGAATTCAATCACTATAGCTCATTTACTATCACTACTCATCCTTCTTCTCATGCAACATGTAGCTATTCCACCATGTCTCCTAGATGA
- the LOC125211591 gene encoding G-type lectin S-receptor-like serine/threonine-protein kinase At5g24080 isoform X3: MSDNGNFIIYGPNQTVAWQSFSHPSDTLLPGQPLTAALELTSSKSSSRDGYYTLKMQQQPTSLSLSLTYNLPESPDSPPEPLSNFSYWSSPDISNVTGDVVAVMDDGGSFGIVYGSSADGAVYVYKNDNDSGGLSVAMNGTGSPLVIRRLILEANGNLRMYRWDNDVNGSRQWVAEWAAESNPCKIAGICGNGICNLDRSKTNASCSCLPGTADSEEGISCHGNSSAIKCGANHENVTPNLKMSVLKDTNYYFSDSSVIANYSDEGTVSKCGDACLSDCDCVASVYGLNEEKPYCWLLRRLDFGGYEDLGSTVFVKVDSDGDGLTSEETGKVVVLPIVLSITVLIGLLVCLLYINVRRKRKLRRALESSLIVSGQPISFSYRDLQFKTSNFSQLLGTGGFGSVYKGSLSDGTLIAVKKLDRILPHGEKEFITEVNTISSMHHMNLVRLWGYCSEGIQRLLVYEFMKNGSLDKWIFSSSCTSSSSCSSSSSRILDWETRFQVAVGTAQGIAYFHEQCRDRIIHCDIKPENILLDDNFNPKVSDFGLAKMMGREASRVVTMIRGTRGYLAPEWVSNRPITVKADVYSYGMLLLEIIGGRRNLDMSYDTEDFFYPGWAFKEMKMGRAAKAADRRLEGAVEEEEVARALGVAFWCIQDEIAVRPTMGDVVKMLEGSVEINDPPMPQAVVELIEEGLDNVYKAMKREFNHYSSFTITTHPSSHATCSYSTMSPR, encoded by the exons ATGTCCGACAACGGCAACTTCATCATCTACGGCCCCAACCAAACCGTGGCGTGGCAGAGCTTCTCCCACCCCTCCGACACCCTCCTCCCCGGCCAACCCCTCACCGCCGCCCTCGAGCTCACCTCCTCCAAATCCTCCTCCCGCGACGGCTACTACACCCTCAAAATGCAGCAGCAGCCCACCTCCCTCAGCCTCTCCCTCACCTACAACCTCCCCGAATCCCCCGATTCCCCGCCGGAGCCGCTCTCAAACTTCTCCTACTGGTCCAGTCCCGACATATCCAACGTCACCGGCGACGTCGTCGCCGTCATGGACGACGGCGGCAGCTTCGGCATCGTCTACGGCTCATCCGCCGACGGCGCCGTCTACGTCTACAAGAACGACAACGACAGCGGCGGCCTATCCGTGGCGATGAACGGGACGGGCAGCCCGCTGGTTATCCGGAGACTGATCCTGGAAGCTAACGGCAACCTGAGGATGTACCGGTGGGACAACGACGTCAACGGATCGAGGCAGTGGGTGGCGGAGTGGGCCGCCGAGTCCAATCCATGCAAAATCGCCGGGATATGCGGCAACGGGATATGTAACCTCGACAGGAGCAAGACGAACGCGTCTTGCTCCTGTCTGCCCGGGACAGCTGATTCCGAAGAGGGAATCAGCTGTCACGGGAATTCGTCCGCAATTAAGTGCGGGGCGAATCATGAGAATGTGACGCCTAATTTGAAGATGTCTGTGCTCAAGGATACGAATTACTACTTCTCTGATTCGTCGGTGATTGCGAATTATAGCGACGAGGGGACGGTGTCGAAATGTGGAGACGCTTGCTTGTCGGATTGTGATTGTGTTGCTTCGGTTTATGGTTTGAATGAGGAGAAGCCGTACTGTTGGCTTTTGAGGAGGTTGGATTTCGGAGGGTACGAGGATCTCGGCTCGACTGTGTTCGTGAAGGTGGATTCGGATGGGGACGGGTTAACCAGTGAGGAAACAGGGAAGGTTGTGGTGCTGCCTATTGTTTTGAGCATCACTGTGCTGATAGGCCTTCTTGTTTGCTTGTTGTATATCAACGTACGTCGGAAGAGGAAGCTGAGACGAGCTCTTGAGAGTTCACTCATCGTGTCGGGCCAGCCCATCAGTTTCAGCTACCGCGATTTGCAGTTCAAGACTAGTAACTTTTCACAGCTATTGGGAACAG GTGGATTCGGGAGCGTGTACAAGGGAAGCCTAAGTGACGGAACATTGATCGCGGTGAAGAAGCTGGACAGAATCCTGCCTCATGGGGAGAAGGAGTTCATTACAGAAGTGAACACTATTAGCTCGATGCATCATATGAATTTGGTGAGATTGTGGGGATATTGCTCGGAGGGGATCCAGAGGCTTTTGGTTTACGAGTTCATGAAGAATGGATCATTGGATAAGTGGATCTTCTCGTCGAGTTGCACCAGCAGTAGTagttgtagtagtagtagcagCAGGATTCTAGACTGGGAAACTCGGTTTCAAGTGGCGGTAGGTACTGCACAAGGAATCGCGTACTTCCACGAACAGTGTCGGGACAGGATAATCCACTGCGACATAAAGCCAGAAAACATTCTCCTCGACGACAACTTCAACCCCAAGGTGTCGGACTTTGGCCTAGCCAAGATGATGGGGAGGGAGGCGTCGCGGGTGGTGACCATGATACGCGGGACGAGAGGGTACTTGGCTCCGGAGTGGGTAAGCAACCGCCCCATCACTGTAAAGGCAGATGTGTATAGTTACGGGATGCTGTTGTTGGAGATCATAGGTGGGAGAAGGAATTTAGATATGAGCTATGATACAGAGGACTTCTTCTACCCTGGGTGGGCTTTCAAGGAGATGAAGATGGGGAGGGCCGCCAAGGCAGCCGACAGACGGCTGGAAGGGGccgtggaggaggaggaggtggcGAGGGCGTTGGGGGTGGCGTTTTGGTGCATCCAGGATGAGATTGCGGTGAGGCCAACGATGGGGGACGTGGTGAAGATGCTGGAAGGGTCGGTGGAGATAAACGATCCGCCGATGCCTCAGGCTGTGGTGGAGCTGATTGAGGAAGGATTGGATAATGTGTACAAGGCTATGAAGAGGGAATTCAATCACTATAGCTCATTTACTATCACTACTCATCCTTCTTCTCATGCAACATGTAGCTATTCCACCATGTCTCCTAGATGA
- the LOC125211591 gene encoding G-type lectin S-receptor-like serine/threonine-protein kinase At5g24080 isoform X2 has protein sequence MVRFYYLPVCWAVLSLFGCIVSGRVTPGSRLVAREKQAWISDNGTFAFGFAEANSRNDQFQLGIWFYQLPSDRTFVWSPDIKDAILEFQPSGNLVLTDGRATVWTSNSTTSGSPTAAMSDNGNFIIYGPNQTVAWQSFSHPSDTLLPGQPLTAALELTSSKSSSRDGYYTLKMQQQPTSLSLSLTYNLPESPDSPPEPLSNFSYWSSPDISNVTGDVVAVMDDGGSFGIVYGSSADGAVYVYKNDNDSGGLSVAMNGTGSPLVIRRLILEANGNLRMYRWDNDVNGSRQWVAEWAAESNPCKIAGICGNGICNLDRSKTNASCSCLPGTADSEEGISCHGNSSAIKCGANHENVTPNLKMSVLKDTNYYFSDSSVIANYSDEGTVSKCGDACLSDCDCVASVYGLNEEKPYCWLLRRLDFGGYEDLGSTVFVKVDSDGDGLTSEETGKVVVLPIVLSITVLIGLLVCLLYINVRRKRKLRRALESSLIVSGQPISFSYRDLQFKTSNFSQLLGTGGFGSVYKGSLSDGTLIAVKKLDRILPHGEKEFITEVNTISSMHHMNLVRLWGYCSEGIQRLLVYEFMKNGSLDKWIFSSSCTSSSSCSSSSSRILDWETRFQVAVGTAQGIAYFHEQCRDRIIHCDIKPENILLDDNFNPKVSDFGLAKMMGREASRVVTMIRGTRGYLAPEWVSNRPITVKADVYSYGMLLLEIIGGRRNLDMSYDTEDFFYPGWAFKEMKMGRAAKAADRRLEGAVEEEEVARALGVAFWCIQDEIAVRPTMGDVVKMLEGSVEINDPPMPQAVVELIEEGLDNVYKAMKREFNHYSSFTITTHPSSHATCSYSTMSPR, from the exons ATGGTCCGGTTCTATTATTTGCCCGTGTGTTGGGCAGTCCTATCTCTCTTCGGATGCATTGTGTCCGGTCGAGTCACGCCCGGCTCACGATTGGTTGCGCGGGAGAAGCAAGCATGGATTTCAGACAACGGGACTTTTGCCTTCGGATTTGCCGAGGCAAACTCAAGAAACGATCAATTTCAGCTCGGAATATGGTTTTATCAACTTCCTAGTGATCGCACGTTTGTTTGGTCTCCTGACAT CAAAGACGCAATCCTTGAGTTCCAACCCAGCGGCAACCTCGTCCTCACCGACGGCCGCGCCACCGTCTGGACCTCCAACTCCACCACCAGCGGCTCCCCCACCGCCGCCATGTCCGACAACGGCAACTTCATCATCTACGGCCCCAACCAAACCGTGGCGTGGCAGAGCTTCTCCCACCCCTCCGACACCCTCCTCCCCGGCCAACCCCTCACCGCCGCCCTCGAGCTCACCTCCTCCAAATCCTCCTCCCGCGACGGCTACTACACCCTCAAAATGCAGCAGCAGCCCACCTCCCTCAGCCTCTCCCTCACCTACAACCTCCCCGAATCCCCCGATTCCCCGCCGGAGCCGCTCTCAAACTTCTCCTACTGGTCCAGTCCCGACATATCCAACGTCACCGGCGACGTCGTCGCCGTCATGGACGACGGCGGCAGCTTCGGCATCGTCTACGGCTCATCCGCCGACGGCGCCGTCTACGTCTACAAGAACGACAACGACAGCGGCGGCCTATCCGTGGCGATGAACGGGACGGGCAGCCCGCTGGTTATCCGGAGACTGATCCTGGAAGCTAACGGCAACCTGAGGATGTACCGGTGGGACAACGACGTCAACGGATCGAGGCAGTGGGTGGCGGAGTGGGCCGCCGAGTCCAATCCATGCAAAATCGCCGGGATATGCGGCAACGGGATATGTAACCTCGACAGGAGCAAGACGAACGCGTCTTGCTCCTGTCTGCCCGGGACAGCTGATTCCGAAGAGGGAATCAGCTGTCACGGGAATTCGTCCGCAATTAAGTGCGGGGCGAATCATGAGAATGTGACGCCTAATTTGAAGATGTCTGTGCTCAAGGATACGAATTACTACTTCTCTGATTCGTCGGTGATTGCGAATTATAGCGACGAGGGGACGGTGTCGAAATGTGGAGACGCTTGCTTGTCGGATTGTGATTGTGTTGCTTCGGTTTATGGTTTGAATGAGGAGAAGCCGTACTGTTGGCTTTTGAGGAGGTTGGATTTCGGAGGGTACGAGGATCTCGGCTCGACTGTGTTCGTGAAGGTGGATTCGGATGGGGACGGGTTAACCAGTGAGGAAACAGGGAAGGTTGTGGTGCTGCCTATTGTTTTGAGCATCACTGTGCTGATAGGCCTTCTTGTTTGCTTGTTGTATATCAACGTACGTCGGAAGAGGAAGCTGAGACGAGCTCTTGAGAGTTCACTCATCGTGTCGGGCCAGCCCATCAGTTTCAGCTACCGCGATTTGCAGTTCAAGACTAGTAACTTTTCACAGCTATTGGGAACAG GTGGATTCGGGAGCGTGTACAAGGGAAGCCTAAGTGACGGAACATTGATCGCGGTGAAGAAGCTGGACAGAATCCTGCCTCATGGGGAGAAGGAGTTCATTACAGAAGTGAACACTATTAGCTCGATGCATCATATGAATTTGGTGAGATTGTGGGGATATTGCTCGGAGGGGATCCAGAGGCTTTTGGTTTACGAGTTCATGAAGAATGGATCATTGGATAAGTGGATCTTCTCGTCGAGTTGCACCAGCAGTAGTagttgtagtagtagtagcagCAGGATTCTAGACTGGGAAACTCGGTTTCAAGTGGCGGTAGGTACTGCACAAGGAATCGCGTACTTCCACGAACAGTGTCGGGACAGGATAATCCACTGCGACATAAAGCCAGAAAACATTCTCCTCGACGACAACTTCAACCCCAAGGTGTCGGACTTTGGCCTAGCCAAGATGATGGGGAGGGAGGCGTCGCGGGTGGTGACCATGATACGCGGGACGAGAGGGTACTTGGCTCCGGAGTGGGTAAGCAACCGCCCCATCACTGTAAAGGCAGATGTGTATAGTTACGGGATGCTGTTGTTGGAGATCATAGGTGGGAGAAGGAATTTAGATATGAGCTATGATACAGAGGACTTCTTCTACCCTGGGTGGGCTTTCAAGGAGATGAAGATGGGGAGGGCCGCCAAGGCAGCCGACAGACGGCTGGAAGGGGccgtggaggaggaggaggtggcGAGGGCGTTGGGGGTGGCGTTTTGGTGCATCCAGGATGAGATTGCGGTGAGGCCAACGATGGGGGACGTGGTGAAGATGCTGGAAGGGTCGGTGGAGATAAACGATCCGCCGATGCCTCAGGCTGTGGTGGAGCTGATTGAGGAAGGATTGGATAATGTGTACAAGGCTATGAAGAGGGAATTCAATCACTATAGCTCATTTACTATCACTACTCATCCTTCTTCTCATGCAACATGTAGCTATTCCACCATGTCTCCTAGATGA